In Kitasatospora sp. NBC_00240, the following are encoded in one genomic region:
- a CDS encoding DUF397 domain-containing protein, whose translation MRSDENEQWRKSSYSNNDGGTCIEVDDAHPGAVRDSKDPEGPRLRFSRDAWTAFVRAVTDGEFGAP comes from the coding sequence ATGCGATCCGACGAGAACGAGCAGTGGCGGAAGAGCAGTTACAGCAACAACGACGGTGGCACCTGCATCGAGGTGGACGACGCGCACCCTGGAGCCGTCCGTGACTCCAAGGACCCCGAAGGTCCCCGGCTGCGCTTCTCGCGCGACGCCTGGACCGCCTTCGTGCGCGCCGTCACCGACGGCGAGTTCGGCGCGCCCTGA
- a CDS encoding non-ribosomal peptide synthetase has product MLNGDGGPDGSAAAARRPLVGAAAAGVPELFRRAVARYPDAVAVVAEDGEIRYGELDARSDRLALRLRELGVRAGTVVPVCLERGIDMVSALLAALKAGGAFLSLDPAHPDRRLRQLVEDARARFVVTSADQAWRFRNYSLTPLLAEEHRAPLPGPGPVDVAAPGDLAYLMYTSGTTGAPKGVLVGHGVLAQSLTRVGAAYGLTPDDRVLQLAALGFDTSVEQIFTPLLFGATLVLGGRRTWAPTELLARLPELGVTVADLTPAYWHQFLRMAEHGGPREGGLRLLVVGGDSLRSDDCRASLRLLPGTRLVNAYGLTETVITSTLCEITEDLLGPEPAPVPIGTPLPGTEVYVLDETLRPVAPGERGEVFIGGRVLARGYWRRPELTAELFLPDPFTDEPGARMYRTGDTGAWRPDGRLELFGRNDQQVKVLGFRVDPGEVESALASHPAVGQARVVAVGRPEGGRVLTAYFTLHSPARADTFHRGVRAYLSARLPEHMVPAAFVHVDRIPTEADGKDLVRPSRPEPTHGGSGTAVEAGLAHLWCELLGVERVGPDDDFFALGGNSLIAMEMLARARILFGIGVTQIRFLTRSLLHHPTLRAFAEVTRSARTGTPGEASQPVDFVAEAALDVPVRRGLGPEPRWQDPAEILLTGATGFCGAHLLDTLLETTDARIHCLVRASDEEQGLERIRVAQRRFLRREMVTDRVVPLVGDLARPRLGLSEERFEELAARVDVIHHCGGQVNFIYPYQDLRAANVGGTREVLRLAGHARAIPVHYVSSMAVLAGFGPAGVPEVTEDTPLGHPELLSVGYVESKWVAEALLHNAAAAGLPVAVHRADDVTGDLVTGAMNTGTEVCAMIKFIAESGVCPDVELWLDFVPADRFSRAVAHIAAHLPAAGEVYHLTNPRHAVLGELADRLRARGYPVELLPYPAWVHRLVRFAAGHPTHPMTPFVPLFVDRCSGADLSISEMYFRPTLPLFARTRAERALRAGGIEFPPVDAGLLDLYLDDLLTAGFLEPPRAAA; this is encoded by the coding sequence GTGCTGAACGGGGACGGCGGCCCGGACGGGTCCGCGGCCGCCGCTCGGCGGCCGCTCGTCGGGGCTGCGGCCGCCGGGGTCCCCGAGCTGTTCCGGCGGGCGGTCGCGCGCTACCCGGACGCCGTCGCGGTGGTCGCCGAGGACGGCGAGATCCGGTACGGCGAGCTGGACGCCCGCAGCGACCGGTTGGCCCTGCGGCTGCGCGAGCTGGGCGTGCGGGCCGGGACGGTCGTCCCGGTCTGCCTGGAGCGCGGCATCGACATGGTGTCCGCGCTGCTGGCCGCGCTGAAGGCCGGGGGCGCGTTCCTGTCGCTCGACCCCGCGCACCCGGACCGCAGGCTGCGCCAGCTGGTCGAGGACGCCCGGGCCCGCTTCGTGGTGACCAGCGCCGACCAGGCCTGGCGGTTCCGGAACTACAGCCTCACCCCGCTGCTCGCCGAGGAGCACCGGGCACCGCTGCCGGGCCCTGGGCCCGTCGACGTCGCCGCCCCAGGTGACCTGGCCTATCTGATGTACACCTCCGGGACGACCGGTGCGCCCAAGGGGGTCCTGGTCGGGCACGGCGTGCTGGCGCAGTCGCTGACCAGGGTCGGGGCCGCGTACGGCCTGACCCCGGACGACCGGGTGCTGCAGTTGGCGGCCCTGGGGTTCGACACCTCGGTGGAGCAGATCTTCACGCCGCTGCTCTTCGGCGCCACCCTGGTGCTCGGCGGGCGTCGCACCTGGGCCCCCACCGAGCTGCTCGCCCGGCTGCCCGAGCTCGGCGTCACGGTGGCGGACCTGACGCCCGCTTACTGGCACCAGTTCCTGCGGATGGCCGAGCACGGCGGCCCGCGGGAGGGGGGTCTGCGGCTGCTGGTGGTCGGCGGGGACAGCCTGCGGTCCGACGACTGCCGGGCCTCGCTGCGGCTGCTGCCCGGCACCCGGCTGGTCAACGCGTACGGCCTGACCGAGACGGTGATCACCTCCACGCTGTGCGAGATCACCGAGGACCTGCTCGGCCCTGAGCCCGCGCCCGTCCCGATCGGGACGCCGCTGCCGGGTACCGAGGTGTACGTGCTGGACGAGACCCTGCGCCCGGTGGCGCCGGGGGAGCGGGGTGAGGTCTTCATCGGCGGCCGGGTGCTGGCGCGCGGCTACTGGCGGCGGCCCGAGCTGACCGCCGAGCTGTTCCTGCCGGACCCGTTCACGGACGAACCCGGCGCGCGGATGTACCGCACGGGGGACACCGGGGCCTGGCGGCCCGACGGGCGGCTGGAGCTCTTCGGGCGCAACGACCAGCAGGTGAAGGTGCTCGGCTTCCGGGTCGACCCGGGCGAGGTGGAATCGGCGCTCGCCTCCCACCCGGCGGTCGGCCAGGCCCGGGTGGTCGCGGTGGGCCGGCCCGAGGGCGGCCGGGTGCTGACCGCGTACTTCACGCTGCACAGCCCGGCCAGGGCCGACACCTTCCACCGCGGGGTGCGGGCCTACCTGTCCGCGCGGCTGCCGGAGCACATGGTCCCGGCCGCGTTCGTGCACGTCGACCGGATCCCGACCGAGGCGGATGGCAAGGACCTGGTGCGCCCGTCGCGTCCCGAGCCGACCCACGGCGGCAGCGGGACGGCGGTCGAGGCCGGCCTGGCGCACCTCTGGTGCGAGCTGCTGGGCGTCGAGCGGGTCGGCCCGGACGACGACTTCTTCGCCCTCGGCGGCAACTCGCTGATCGCGATGGAGATGCTGGCGCGGGCCCGGATCCTGTTCGGGATCGGCGTCACCCAGATCCGCTTCCTGACCAGGTCGCTGCTGCACCACCCGACGCTGCGGGCCTTCGCCGAGGTGACCAGGTCGGCCCGGACGGGCACCCCCGGCGAGGCCTCCCAGCCGGTGGACTTCGTCGCCGAGGCGGCCCTGGACGTGCCGGTCCGCCGGGGGCTCGGGCCCGAGCCCCGCTGGCAGGACCCGGCCGAGATCCTGCTGACCGGTGCCACCGGGTTCTGCGGCGCGCATCTGCTGGACACCCTGCTGGAGACCACCGACGCCAGGATCCACTGCCTGGTCCGGGCATCGGACGAGGAGCAGGGCCTGGAGCGGATCCGGGTGGCGCAGCGCCGGTTCCTGCGGCGGGAGATGGTCACCGACCGGGTCGTCCCGCTGGTCGGGGACCTCGCCCGGCCGAGGCTGGGCCTGTCCGAGGAGCGGTTCGAGGAGCTGGCCGCGCGGGTGGACGTGATCCACCACTGCGGCGGGCAGGTCAACTTCATCTACCCGTACCAGGACCTCCGGGCGGCCAACGTCGGCGGCACCCGGGAGGTGCTGCGGCTGGCGGGCCACGCCCGGGCGATCCCGGTGCACTACGTGTCCAGCATGGCGGTGCTGGCGGGGTTCGGTCCGGCCGGCGTCCCGGAGGTCACCGAGGACACCCCGCTCGGCCATCCCGAGCTGCTGTCGGTCGGGTACGTGGAGAGCAAGTGGGTGGCCGAGGCGCTGCTGCACAACGCGGCGGCGGCCGGCCTGCCGGTCGCGGTCCACCGGGCCGACGACGTCACCGGCGATCTGGTGACCGGTGCGATGAACACCGGCACGGAGGTCTGCGCGATGATCAAGTTCATCGCGGAGAGCGGGGTCTGCCCGGACGTCGAGCTGTGGCTGGACTTCGTCCCCGCCGACCGGTTCAGCCGGGCCGTCGCCCACATCGCCGCGCACCTGCCGGCCGCGGGCGAGGTCTACCACCTCACCAACCCGCGCCATGCGGTGCTGGGGGAGCTCGCCGACCGGCTGCGGGCCCGTGGCTACCCGGTCGAGCTGCTCCCCTACCCGGCGTGGGTGCACCGGCTGGTGCGGTTCGCGGCCGGGCATCCGACGCACCCGATGACGCCGTTCGTCCCGCTGTTCGTCGACCGCTGCAGCGGCGCCGACCTGTCGATCAGCGAGATGTACTTCCGGCCGACGCTGCCGCTGTTCGCCCGGACCAGGGCCGAACGGGCGCTGCGGGCCGGCGGGATCGAGTTCCCGCCGGTGGACGCCGGGCTGCTGGACCTCTACCTCGACGACCTGCTGACCGCCGGCTTCCTGGAGCCGCCGCGGGCGGCGGCCTGA
- a CDS encoding class I SAM-dependent methyltransferase, with protein MSGSHYFTSAPDVVSERRPITVTLPDITLELTTDTGVFSRSRLDPGTRILLEHAPPPRVKGPILDMGCGYGPIALTWASRRKRSAVWAVDINTRALDLVTDNAKALGLNNVQAVLPDDVPQDLRFTAIYSNPPIRIGKGALHRLLHRWLPRLTPDGSAFLVVQRNLGSDSLQKWLNTEGYPTTRVTSVNGFRILEARPRPEAAGTDTGRGTTS; from the coding sequence ATGTCCGGCTCGCACTACTTCACCAGTGCACCCGACGTTGTCAGCGAGCGACGTCCGATCACTGTGACCCTGCCTGACATCACCCTGGAGCTCACCACCGACACCGGGGTCTTCTCCCGGAGCCGGCTGGACCCGGGCACCCGGATCCTGCTGGAGCACGCGCCGCCGCCCCGGGTGAAGGGGCCGATCCTGGACATGGGCTGCGGGTACGGGCCGATCGCGCTGACCTGGGCCTCGCGCCGCAAGCGGTCCGCCGTCTGGGCCGTCGACATCAACACCCGGGCGCTCGACCTGGTCACCGACAACGCGAAGGCGCTGGGGCTGAACAACGTCCAGGCGGTGCTGCCGGACGACGTGCCGCAGGACCTGCGGTTCACGGCGATCTACTCCAACCCGCCGATCCGGATCGGCAAGGGCGCGCTGCACCGCCTGCTGCACCGATGGCTGCCGCGCCTGACGCCGGACGGCTCGGCCTTCCTCGTCGTGCAGCGCAACCTGGGTTCGGACTCGCTGCAGAAGTGGCTGAACACCGAGGGCTACCCGACCACGCGGGTCACCTCGGTCAACGGATTCCGGATTCTTGAAGCGCGGCCCCGCCCCGAGGCGGCCGGCACCGACACTGGACGAGGTACGACGTCGTGA
- a CDS encoding universal stress protein, with protein sequence MVGMDGSEAAARAAAYAAGLARRQNALLAIVYVQPVYAGAAALGATVNETTEEVAGELVREIRASAERLRGVFEVRWQFHTFRGDPYQGLVKAADRLKADAVVVGASEQAGHRIIGSVAVRLVRAGRWPVTVVP encoded by the coding sequence ATGGTCGGGATGGACGGCTCGGAGGCCGCCGCCCGGGCCGCCGCCTACGCGGCCGGGCTGGCCCGGCGCCAGAACGCGCTGCTGGCCATCGTCTACGTGCAGCCGGTGTACGCCGGGGCGGCGGCGCTGGGTGCCACGGTGAACGAGACCACCGAGGAGGTCGCCGGCGAACTGGTCCGGGAGATCCGGGCGTCGGCGGAGCGGCTGCGCGGGGTCTTCGAGGTCCGCTGGCAGTTCCACACCTTCCGGGGCGACCCCTACCAGGGGCTGGTGAAGGCCGCCGACCGGCTGAAGGCGGACGCCGTGGTGGTCGGCGCCTCCGAGCAGGCCGGGCACCGGATCATCGGCTCGGTGGCCGTCCGGCTGGTCAGGGCCGGACGCTGGCCGGTCACCGTGGTGCCGTGA
- a CDS encoding LamG domain-containing protein, with translation MTDGTEHPDAATTPAPSAAGPIRPTVPGQARPEQERPAQAWPGGAARSPAGRPVGSPPPPHDPPSAPSGPGRSRPVESPPLPSPPPAEPDWAALAERNAADLRRRRRLRAGGIAAGLCLLAAGAGLLGARQGGPGPGDGTGGPGGTGAHGPTTELPALLADHSGRRTVVLAPAAHVQEVPGGHVLRLVGGPESFARAADQPVDVGRSFTVSAWVYSDAPTGSRAVVSQGDGPAYSFELGRTDVGGRPAWSFRVRTAEPVPGAAEEGATAQVVAEGAGTVGVWALLTATYDVGPHTVALYLDGRPVASAPVPGIWPAPGPLQLGRSRQHDGWGGPWSGAIGRIVLWDQALDPGQVAALSGAAGTLTARPTASWLVD, from the coding sequence ATGACCGACGGTACGGAACACCCGGACGCGGCCACCACCCCGGCGCCGTCCGCCGCCGGCCCGATCCGGCCGACGGTCCCCGGGCAGGCGCGGCCCGAGCAGGAGCGGCCGGCGCAGGCGTGGCCCGGCGGCGCGGCGCGGTCGCCCGCCGGCCGTCCCGTCGGGTCCCCGCCACCGCCCCATGACCCCCCTTCGGCCCCGTCGGGGCCGGGCAGGTCGAGGCCGGTCGAGTCCCCGCCGCTTCCGTCCCCGCCGCCCGCCGAGCCGGACTGGGCGGCGCTGGCCGAGCGCAACGCCGCCGACCTGCGCCGCCGCCGCCGGCTGCGGGCCGGCGGGATCGCCGCCGGGCTCTGCCTGCTCGCGGCCGGCGCCGGCCTGCTCGGAGCCCGTCAGGGCGGCCCGGGCCCGGGGGACGGCACGGGCGGTCCGGGCGGTACCGGGGCCCACGGCCCCACCACCGAGCTGCCCGCCCTGCTCGCCGACCACTCGGGGCGGCGCACGGTCGTGCTCGCCCCGGCCGCCCATGTGCAGGAGGTGCCGGGCGGGCATGTGCTCAGGCTGGTCGGCGGCCCCGAGTCCTTCGCCCGGGCGGCGGACCAGCCGGTCGACGTCGGGCGGAGCTTCACCGTCTCGGCCTGGGTCTACAGCGACGCCCCCACCGGCTCCCGGGCGGTGGTCAGCCAGGGCGACGGCCCGGCGTACTCCTTCGAGCTGGGCCGCACCGACGTCGGCGGCCGCCCGGCCTGGTCCTTCCGGGTCCGCACCGCCGAGCCCGTCCCGGGGGCCGCCGAGGAGGGCGCCACCGCCCAGGTGGTCGCCGAAGGGGCCGGTACGGTCGGCGTCTGGGCCCTGCTCACCGCCACCTACGATGTGGGCCCGCACACCGTCGCGCTCTACCTGGACGGTCGGCCCGTCGCCTCGGCGCCCGTTCCGGGGATCTGGCCCGCCCCGGGCCCGCTGCAGCTCGGCCGCAGCCGGCAGCACGACGGCTGGGGAGGCCCGTGGTCGGGCGCGATCGGCCGGATCGTGCTGTGGGACCAGGCGCTGGACCCGGGCCAGGTCGCCGCCCTGAGCGGCGCAGCCGGCACCCTGACCGCCCGCCCGACCGCGTCCTGGCTGGTCGACTGA
- a CDS encoding TrmH family RNA methyltransferase, with protein sequence MKQLRGTDLKRLHRQWRRSNEFRLAIILENLQSPFNVGSIVRTASAMGAEKLYLTGDTPSVRSAGAQKAAMGTDRYLKAEHFETVAEAVAAAKADGFLVVGLELADEAVPLFAAKLTPATAFVVGHEDRGVTAEALALCDTVVFVPQLGRVGSLNVSSATSVACYEARRQGYAISGTPDGSDAGEFDLELDETE encoded by the coding sequence GTGAAGCAGCTCCGCGGGACCGACCTGAAGCGCCTGCACCGCCAGTGGCGGCGCAGCAACGAGTTCAGGCTGGCGATCATCCTGGAGAACCTCCAGTCGCCCTTCAACGTGGGCTCGATCGTCCGTACGGCGTCCGCGATGGGCGCCGAGAAGCTGTACCTGACCGGCGACACCCCCTCGGTGCGCTCCGCCGGCGCGCAGAAGGCCGCGATGGGCACCGACCGGTACCTCAAGGCCGAGCACTTCGAGACGGTCGCCGAGGCGGTCGCCGCCGCGAAGGCCGACGGGTTCCTGGTGGTCGGCCTCGAACTGGCCGACGAGGCCGTGCCGTTGTTCGCGGCCAAGCTCACCCCGGCGACCGCGTTCGTGGTCGGCCACGAGGACCGCGGCGTCACCGCCGAGGCCCTGGCGCTCTGCGACACCGTCGTCTTCGTCCCGCAGCTGGGCCGGGTCGGCTCGCTCAACGTCTCCTCGGCGACCTCGGTCGCCTGCTACGAGGCCCGCCGGCAGGGCTACGCGATCAGCGGCACGCCGGACGGCAGCGACGCCGGCGAGTTCGACCTGGAGCTCGACGAGACCGAGTGA
- a CDS encoding leucyl/phenylalanyl-tRNA--protein transferase — protein MVARHGSWSSVDLSAVPVDAPAAFCADLSPEGLLAGYRAGAYPMPAEDEYARYLSEARFEDLVASGDIPVVGTGGDEVPYEVAWWSPDPRPVIAPAAARVGRRLSRTLRNRLRWSTTVDTAFARVVDECRADRVPRWLTVPLKEGLCELHRAGSAHSVEVWEDGELIGGAFGVRVGPVLSLDSMFHRCPGAGRVAIADLGARFAEVGGQLLDAQWDSPAVRSLGGSPMPRAWYLELLRSGRGAPPRGGRRAAGERGPSAG, from the coding sequence ATGGTCGCGCGGCACGGGTCGTGGAGTTCGGTCGACCTCAGCGCGGTGCCCGTGGACGCCCCGGCGGCGTTCTGCGCCGACCTGAGCCCGGAGGGGCTGCTGGCGGGCTACCGGGCCGGCGCCTACCCGATGCCCGCCGAGGACGAGTACGCCCGCTACCTCAGCGAGGCCCGTTTCGAGGACCTGGTGGCCTCCGGCGACATCCCGGTGGTCGGGACGGGCGGCGATGAGGTGCCGTACGAGGTCGCCTGGTGGTCGCCGGACCCGCGCCCGGTGATCGCGCCGGCCGCGGCCCGGGTGGGGCGCCGACTGAGCCGCACCCTGCGCAACCGGCTCCGGTGGTCGACGACCGTGGACACGGCTTTCGCCCGGGTGGTCGACGAGTGCCGGGCCGACCGGGTGCCGCGCTGGCTGACCGTCCCGCTGAAGGAGGGCCTGTGCGAGCTGCACCGGGCCGGCAGCGCGCACAGCGTCGAGGTGTGGGAGGACGGGGAGCTGATCGGCGGCGCGTTCGGGGTGCGGGTCGGCCCGGTGCTCAGCCTGGACTCGATGTTCCACCGATGCCCGGGGGCGGGGCGGGTCGCGATCGCCGATCTGGGGGCTCGCTTCGCCGAGGTGGGCGGGCAGCTGCTGGACGCCCAGTGGGACAGTCCGGCCGTGCGGAGCCTGGGCGGCAGCCCGATGCCGCGGGCCTGGTACCTGGAGCTGCTGCGCTCCGGCCGGGGGGCGCCGCCGCGGGGCGGCAGGCGGGCGGCGGGGGAGCGGGGGCCGTCGGCCGGGTGA
- a CDS encoding carboxymuconolactone decarboxylase family protein — MTITENTATATAATTVALTPATRVNYAKAAPKAFRALLALDAAAREGLDPALVELVQIRSSLLNNCAYCLDMHIKDARKAGEREERLYLLSVWREAPAGVYSAKERAALALTEAVTRIGDGVPDEVYGRAAEQFEEAELAQLLSLIFTINTWNRIAITTRKVPGIG; from the coding sequence ATGACGATCACCGAGAACACCGCGACCGCCACCGCCGCGACCACCGTCGCCCTCACCCCCGCCACCCGCGTCAACTACGCCAAGGCCGCCCCGAAGGCCTTCCGGGCGCTGCTCGCCCTGGACGCCGCCGCCCGGGAGGGCCTGGACCCGGCGCTGGTGGAGCTGGTGCAGATCCGCTCCTCGCTGCTCAACAACTGCGCGTACTGCCTGGACATGCACATCAAGGACGCCCGCAAGGCCGGCGAGCGCGAGGAGCGGCTCTACCTGCTGTCGGTCTGGCGGGAGGCGCCGGCCGGTGTGTACAGCGCGAAGGAGCGGGCGGCGCTGGCCCTCACCGAGGCGGTCACCCGGATCGGCGACGGCGTGCCGGACGAGGTGTACGGCCGGGCGGCCGAGCAGTTCGAGGAGGCGGAACTGGCCCAGCTGCTCTCGTTGATCTTCACCATCAACACCTGGAACCGGATCGCGATCACCACCCGGAAGGTGCCCGGCATCGGCTGA
- a CDS encoding DUF5753 domain-containing protein has product MVFRPNELHPTRSNRDLYGWEMRAHRKRAGDMSLDQLTNVLDGFSKSHLARVERAASMPCARLSQALDAAFGTDGTFGRLYELAKKEKFPGKYRRAMDLEGRASIIEEYTSATIPGLLQTPGLARRSLETGHPHASAQEIDSMLSARLDRQKRLNSTPAPRCWFILDEAVLRRPVGGSAVMRAQLAALVDDRRSHVTVQVLPFGAGEHAEMGGSLTLYTVPGNPLIAWVEGSHSGVIIDDSEGVAARRESYDLLRAQALSPRDSSAMIRTVMEEC; this is encoded by the coding sequence ATGGTGTTCCGGCCCAATGAGTTGCACCCCACCCGTTCGAATCGCGATCTGTACGGGTGGGAGATGCGCGCACACCGCAAGCGCGCCGGTGACATGTCGCTCGATCAGCTGACCAATGTGCTGGACGGATTCTCGAAGAGCCATCTGGCCCGGGTGGAGCGTGCGGCGTCCATGCCGTGCGCCCGGCTGTCCCAGGCCCTGGACGCGGCATTCGGCACGGACGGCACGTTCGGGCGGCTGTACGAGCTGGCGAAGAAGGAGAAGTTTCCCGGCAAGTATCGGCGGGCCATGGATCTTGAGGGTCGGGCCAGCATCATCGAGGAGTACACCAGCGCCACGATCCCAGGGCTTCTCCAGACCCCCGGACTGGCCCGGAGATCCCTTGAGACCGGTCATCCGCATGCGTCCGCGCAGGAGATCGACAGCATGCTCAGTGCTCGGCTCGACCGGCAGAAGCGGCTCAATTCGACTCCTGCTCCGCGCTGCTGGTTCATCCTCGACGAGGCGGTCCTGCGTCGCCCGGTGGGCGGGTCGGCAGTGATGCGTGCGCAGTTGGCGGCACTGGTGGATGATCGGCGGTCGCATGTCACCGTGCAGGTGTTGCCGTTCGGGGCTGGTGAGCACGCGGAGATGGGTGGCTCGCTCACGCTCTACACGGTGCCCGGGAATCCGCTGATCGCCTGGGTGGAGGGGAGCCACTCCGGGGTGATCATCGATGACTCGGAAGGTGTCGCCGCGCGTCGGGAGTCCTACGATCTGCTCAGGGCTCAGGCTCTCTCGCCCCGGGACTCCTCGGCGATGATCAGAACCGTGATGGAGGAGTGCTGA